A region from the Cydia amplana chromosome 7, ilCydAmpl1.1, whole genome shotgun sequence genome encodes:
- the LOC134649689 gene encoding keratinocyte proline-rich protein-like, whose product MYGCEAWTLTQKEESKLLVAERKIWRKILGPIRDEVGTWKNRELEKLVAMPNIIGEIKATRLRWLGHLERMGVDRAYILFRFLFQKSTLILAVAISLATAEEKAEKKAELTEKKQDKRSLSDFGWHDFGGQESHGYGGGQGEQSHGHEHHEVHKTITTVKKVPVPYPVEKHIPYPIEKIVHYPVKVHVPQPYPVVKTVHYPVKELVKVPEYIKKPYPVEKEVPYPVKVHVERPVAVKVYEKVPYPVEKHIPVPVKVHVPQPYPVEKEVKYPVKVPVKVNVPYPVEKIVHYPVKVHVDRPVPVHVEKPVPYTVEKKVPYPVEKKVPYPVKVHVDRPVPVHVEKPVPYTIKVPYPAPYPVEKLVPYPVEKKVPIPVHTLVEHPVPVHIEKHVPHYVEKHVPHQVKIGVPVIQEHHESHHEHHGGESSGLESHGYESQGLESHGHESLGGHHGHESTGHESLGGGYGEGQGHGYEHHDFGGYEGGHH is encoded by the exons ATGTATGGGTGTGAAGCTTGGACGCTGACTCAGAAAGAAGAGAGTAAACTCTTAGTGGCGGAGAGGAAAATCTGGCGAAAGATTCTGGGGCCTATCAGAGATGAAGTTGGAACATGGAAGAATAGGGAGCTAGAGAAACTGGTTGCGATGCCCAATATAATTGGCGAGATCAAAGCCACACGACTCCGCTGGCTTGGTCACCTGGAGAGGATGGGGGTGGATCGTGCT TACATACTATTCCGTTTTCTGTTCCAGAAATCCACCCTAATCTTGGCCGTGGCCATCAGCCTAGCCACGGCAGAGGAGAAGGCGGAGAAGAAGGCTGAGCTGACCGAGAAGAAACAGGACAAGCGAAGCCTGTCCGACTTCGGCTGGCACGACTTCGGGGGCCAGGAGTCCCACGGGTACGGAGGAGGCCAGGGAGAACAAAGCCATGGCCATGAACACCACGAGGTCCACAAAACTATCACCACAGTGAAGAAAGTCCCAGTGCCCTACCCCGTGGAGAAACACATCCCCTACCCCATCGAGAAAATCGTCCACTACCCGGTCAAAGTACACGTACCCCAACCTTACCCAGTCGTCAAAACTGTACACTACCCAGTTAAAGAACTCGTCAAAGTGCCTGAGTACATCAAGAAACCTTACCCAGTTGAGAAGGAAGTGCCTTACCCTGTGAAGGTGCACGTTGAAAGGCCTGTAGCTGTCAAGGTTTACGAAAAGGTCCCCTACCCGGTTGAGAAACACATTCCAGTACCAGTTAAGGTGCACGTACCCCAGCCGTACCCGGTAGAGAAGGAAGTGAAATACCCAGTGAAGGTTCCCGTTAAGGTGAACGTGCCCTACCCAGTTGAGAAGATTGTCCACTACCCCGTAAAGGTCCATGTTGACCGCCCAGTGCCCGTCCATGTTGAGAAGCCAGTGCCGTACACAGTTGAAAAGAAAGTGCCTTACCCAGTGGAGAAAAAGGTGCCTTACCCCGTGAAGGTGCACGTTGACAGGCCAGTCCCAGTTCACGTTGAGAAGCCTGTGCCCTACACCATTAAAGTGCCCTACCCCGCGCCTTACCCAGTGGAGAAGCTCGTCCCTTACCCGGTAGAGAAGAAAGTGCCTATCCCCGTCCACACTTTAGTGGAGCATCCAGTGCCAGTCCATATTGAGAAGCACGTTCCCCACTACGTGGAGAAGCATGTCCCGCACCAAGTGAAGATCGGAGTTCCCGTCATCCAGGAACACCATGAGTCTCATCATGAACACCATGGTGGTGAGAGTTCTGGTCTCGAGAGCCACGGTTATGAGAGCCAGGGTCTTGAAAGCCACGGTCACGAATCTCTAGGAGGTCACCACGGTCACGAAAGCACAGGTCACGAATCCCTAGGAGGTGGTTATGGGGAGGGTCAGGGACATGGTTATGAGCACCATGACTTCGGAGGCTACGAGGGTGGACACCATTAA